From a single Papaver somniferum cultivar HN1 unplaced genomic scaffold, ASM357369v1 unplaced-scaffold_133, whole genome shotgun sequence genomic region:
- the LOC113333792 gene encoding uncharacterized protein LOC113333792, whose product MRVFYWNAQGLAKDGAKAKLKELYHLQKPDVFCNIWVLWKNSLARSGILSSSKQAITLDFDGVWITAVHASWDPVTRRLLWKQLRLGFISIPWLVLGDFNCVLRLDEKKGGRPTLSTYMNEFQSWIYDNGLVEADSIGKKYTWSNCQSGDRHIVSRNDRAIVNDAWSYKYENWRCKAFPRICSDHSPLFGFAFDSLRPARAPFRIQKMWFDHPDLDPADEVQFTKVADAKNAVDAVQTDFAVMLKMKSRVTWMKLKISLSITRRISLMVERLSLIQNCLNLSMKESHTLRVFFMDVVPTLDEIKRAVFDLGADSAPGPDGFSGSFNIHYWNIIATDLFSAIKNNWLMRKIPNGTNSSFIVLIPKNTRSDAIKDFRPIGLSNFFFKIITKFLATRLGTVLNRLVSEEQVAFMKGRNIRENIVLASELINEISALRNFGNVGLKLDIAQAFDTVSWEFITEFFRQYGFFETWCSWIHSILSSAGIFVLINGSPEVFFSITRGLRQGDHISPLIFVLIEDILSRNLSKLFANRSMHNMVSKKGVAPTHLLFADHILVFCRGNLHSLQNLKTMLSVYEKDSGQCVNYAKSKFYYGGGTYSRSIAIANYLGMERDLFPDKYLGIQLKPGIVRHIHVRQVVEKIMDKLAGWKGKLLYFQARLVLIRSVIASYVIHSMAVYKWTCNIIKQVERFIRNFLWSDDAEKRKFFTVLYDNLCCSRREGGLGLRRLIDVNKAMLMKLWISIRDSDKTWARFLRAKYFKLNGVLIDYKLGSTVFPGIRWFYDFVRKHTRTIIGDGANTSLFFDNWLGDFSIAKRLGITSKGPNDFKAKVSDIIVDGAWDIPQSTRDLMVRLNIDVGNLPIIVGADDYKIWDLDSKGVFSVKSAKAAIRENVETLPTATLFTRPVVHPTLSVQYWKIWAK is encoded by the exons ATGAGGGTCttctattggaatgctcaaggcttggccaAAGATGGTGCAAAGGCCAAGTTAAAGGAGCTCTATCACTTGCAAAAACCTGATGTTTTTT GTAACATATGGGTTCTGTGGAAGAATTCTTTGGCAAGATCAGgtattttatcttcttctaaacaAGCAATTACTTTAGATTTTGATGGTGTTTGGATTACGGCTGTTCATGCTTCTTGGGATCCGGTTACAAGGAGATTATTGTGGAAACAATTGAGGTTGGGTTTTATATCTATTCCTTGGTTGGTGcttggtgattttaattgtgttcttcgtctGGATGAAAAGAAGGGAGGTAGGCCAACTTTAAGTACTTATATGAATGAATTTCAAAGTTGGATTTATGATAATGGGCTAGTGGAAGCGGATTCGATTGGCAAaaaatatacttggtctaattgtcagAGTGGTGATCGTCATATTGTTTCAAGGAATGATAGGGCGATTGTGAATGATGCTTGGAGTTACAAATATGAAAATTGGAGGTGCAAAGCTTTTCCAAGGATATGTTCAGATCATTCCCCTCTTTTTGGGTTTGCTTTTGACAGCCTAAGGCCGGCAAGAGCTCCATTTAGAATCCAGAAGATGTGGTTTGATCATCCAG ATTTAGATCCGGCGGATGAAGTCCAATTCACCAAGGTGGCAGATGCCAAGAATGCTGTGGATGCAGTGCAGACTGATTTTGCAGTAATGCTTAAGATGAAATCGAGAGTTacttg GATGAAATTAAAGATTTCATTGTCAATCACTAGAAGGATAAGTTTAATGGTGGAGCGGCTGTCATTGATCCaaaattgtttgaatttgagCATGAAAGAATCTCACACCCTGAGAGTTTTTTTTATGGATGTTGTGCCAACTCTAGACGAGATTAAGAGAGCTGTTTTTGACTTGGGAGCGGATTCGGCGCCTGGCCCAGATGGTTTCTCAGGTTCTTTCAACATACATTATTGGAATATTATTGCTACTGATCTTTTTAGTGCCATTAAAAATAATTGGTTGATGAGAAAAATTCCTAATGGCACTAattctagttttattgttctcaTTCCAAAAAACACAAGGTCGGATGCTATTAAGGATTTTAGGCCTATTGGtttgagtaattttttcttcaaaatcattacaaaatttTTGGCTACCAGGCTTGGTACGGTTCTGAATAGACTGGTTTCTGAAGAACAAGTGGCTTTTATGAAGGGAAGGAACATTCGTGAAAATATAGTTCTTGCGTCTGAATTGATTAATGAGATTTCTGCGCTAAGGAACTTTGGTAATGTTGGCTTAAAACTTGACATTGctcaagcttttgatactgtAAGTTGGGAGTTTATAACTGAATTTTTCCGTCAATATGGTTTTTTTGAAACCTGGTGCTCTTGGATTCATAGTATTCTTAGTTCGGCTGGGATTTTTGTGCTAATAAATGGCAGTCCAGAGGTTTTTTTTAGCATCACTAGAGGGTTGCGCCAAGGTGATCatatttcacctttgatttttgttcttattgaagatattTTGAGTCGTAATCTCTCTAAATTGTTTGCTAATAGAAGTATGCACAACATGGTTAGTAAGAAAGGTGTGGCTCCAACACACCTTCTCTTTGCGGATCATATTCTTGTTTTCTGCAGAGGTAATCTTCATAGTTTGCAAAATTTGAAGACTATGCTTAGTGTCTATGAGAAGGATTCAGGCCAGTGCGTAAATTATGCGAAGAGCAAATTTTATTACGGTGGTGGCACTTATTCTCGGAGTATTGCTATTGCTAATTATTTGGGCATGGAAAGAGATTTATTTCCGGATAAATATCTGGGAATTCAATTGAAGCCTGGCATTGTGCGGCACATTCATGTCAGGCAGGTGGTTGAAAAGATTATGGACAAGTTGGCTGGTTGGAAGGGTAAACTCTTATATTTTCAAGCTAGACTGGTTTTGATCAGATCGGTGATTGCTAGTTATGTTATTCACTCTATGGCTGTTTATAAATGGACTTGCAATATCATTAAACAGGTTGAGAGGTTCATTAGGAATTTTCTTTGGTCGGATGATGCAGAAAAGCGTAAGTTCTTTACGGTTTTATATGACAACCTGTGTTGTTCAAGACGTGAAGGTGGCCTGGGCCTTAGAAGATTGATTGATGTTAACAAGGCTATGCTTATGAAGTTATGGATTTCAATTCGTGATTCGGACAAGACTTGGGCCAGATTTTTGAGGGCGAAGTACTTCAAATTGAATGGAGTTTTGATTGATTACAAACTTGGTTCTACGGTTTTTCCTGGAATCAGGtggttttatgattttgtgcGGAAACACACTAGGACAATTATAGGTGATGgcgctaatacttccttattctttGATAATTGGCTTGGTGATTTTTCGATTGCGAAGAGATTAGGTATTACTTCcaaaggccctaatgattttaaggctaaGGTTAGTGATATCATTGTTGATGGTGCTTGGGATATTCCTCAAAGC